A region of Microtus ochrogaster isolate Prairie Vole_2 linkage group LG1, MicOch1.0, whole genome shotgun sequence DNA encodes the following proteins:
- the S1pr4 gene encoding sphingosine 1-phosphate receptor 4, producing the protein MNISTWSCHRLAASGHSLLIVLHYNHSGRLAGRGGPEDGGGLGTLRGPSVAAGCLVVLENAVVLAAIATRMRSRRWVYYCLLNITLSDLLTGLAYLVNVLLSGTRTFQLSPAHWFLREGILFMALAASTFSLLFTAGERFATMVRVAESGATKTSRVYGCIGLCWLLAATLGLLPLLGWNCVCAFPRCSSLLPLYSKGYVLFCVVVFALILVAILGLYGAIFRVVRVNGKKCPRAPARRKARRLLNTVLMILVAFVVCWGPLFGLLLADIFGSNVWAQEYLRGMDWILALAVLNSAINPLIYSFRSREVQRSVLAFLCCGCLWLGLRGPGDCLTRITEVQSGASTTDSSLRTRDSFRASRSHSFRMREPLSSVSSVRSV; encoded by the coding sequence ATGAACATCAGCACCTGGTCCTGTCACCGGCTGGCGGCCAGCGGTCACAGCCTCCTCATCGTCCTGCATTACAACCACAGTGGGCGGCTGGCCGGCCGCGGGGGGCCCGAGGACGGTGGCGGGCTGGGGACGCTGCGGGGACCGTCGGTGGCGGCGGGCTGCCTGGTGGTGCTAGAGAACGCGGTGGTGCTGGCCGCCATCGCCACTCGCATGCGGTCCCGCCGCTGGGTGTACTACTGCCTGCTGAACATCACGCTGAGCGACCTGCTCACCGGCCTGGCCTACCTGGTCAACGTACTGCTGTCGGGGACGCGCACCTTCCAGCTGTCCCCCGCGCACTGGTTCCTGCGGGAGGGCATCCTCTTCATGGCCCTGGCCGCGTCCACCTTCAGCTTGCTCTTCACGGCCGGCGAGCGCTTCGCCACCATGGTGCGGGTGGCCGAGAGCGGGGCCACCAAGACCAGCCGCGTGTACGGCTGCATCGGGCTGTGCTGGCTGCTGGCGGCCACGCTGGGCCTCCTGCCCCTCCTGGGCTGGAACTGCGTGTGTGCCTTCCCTCGCTGCTCCAGCCTGCTGCCCCTCTACTCCAAGGGCTACGTGCTCTTCTGCGTGGTGGTCTTCGCCCTCATCCTGGTGGCCATCCTGGGCCTCTACGGGGCCATCTTTAGGGTGGTCCGGGTCAACGGGAAGAAGTGCCCCCGGGCTCCGGCCCGCCGCAAGGCCCGCAGACTGCTCAACACGGTGCTGATGATCTTGGTGGCTTTCGTGGTGTGCTGGGGTCCCCTGTTCGGCTTGCTCCTGGCCGACATCTTCGGTTCCAACGTCTGGGCCCAGGAGTACCTGCGTGGCATGGATTGGATCCTCGCCCTGGCGGTGCTCAACTCCGCCATCAACCCCCTCATCTACTCCTTCCGCAGCCGCGAGGTGCAGCGCTCGGTGCTGGCCTTCCTCTGTTGTGGCTGTCTCTGGTTGGGCCTGCGGGGTcctggtgactgcctgactcggatCACAGAGGTCCAGTCCGGTGCGTCCACCACTGACAGTTCGCTGAGGACCAGAGACAGTTTTCGGGCTTCCAGGTCACACAGCTTCAGGATGCGCGAGCCGCTGTCTAGCGTTTCCAGTGTCCGGAGCGTCTAG